The genome window AAGGGCATCGGGTAGCGCGCATGGCGCTCGTCCATCATCTGCCCGAACTGGGCCGGGGCGTCGCCACCGGCCAGCTGCGCCAGCAGCCAGGCGGCAAAATGCTGTTCGCCCCAGTGCTTCGGTTCATCGAGGATGCGCAGCGCCAGCTGCGCGCTGCCTTCCGGTGGCGCGCCGCGCAGGCAAGCCAGACAGCCGATTGCGTAATCCCAGTCGTGCACGCGGGCCGCGTCCAGCGCGTCGAGGAACATGTCGCCGGCCAGCGCCGGTGCCAGGTTCACGCTGCTCGCTTGTGCCAATAGCGCCATCGCCAGTGCGCGCCGCGCAGGATCGTCATGGCCGAAGCGCGCCGCGCGGTGCAACGCACCCCAGATGGCGCCCAGTTCTTCGGATGCCCAGTCTTTAAAATCGACCGGCGGCCCCGTGAAACGCACATGCTCGACAAAGCCGCCATCGAGGCGTGCGCGCAGCGCCGCGGCGCGAGTGGACTCAGATGGCATCATCGGCCTCGTAGCGGCGCAAGCCTTCCAGGTCCAGCACGCGGATGCCGCCGTAATCGAGGCGCAATAAACCCTTTTTTTCCAGCACCTGCAAGGCCTGGTTGGCGCGCTGGCGCGAAGAGCCCGACAGCAGGCCGATCTCTTCCTGCGACAGCTGCACCAGGGTTTCCACGCCCGGGTACAAATGCGAGTTGAACATCGAGGCCAGGCAGCGCGCTACGCGCGTGTTCAGGTCGAGCAGGCGCTCGTTTTCCACCATGCCGATGAACTGGCCCAGGCGCTCATTGAGCTGCATCAGCAGGAAACGCGTGAATGGCAGACTCGTTTCCAGCAGCCAGTGGAAGGTGGCACCGGGCAGGCGCGCCACGCGCGTGTCGCGCAGCGCCATGGTGTCGTATTTGCGGATTTCGTTTTTCAGCAGCGAACCTTCGCCAAACCAGCTGCCGGGCGGCACGCCGATGAAGGTCATGGCCTTGCCGGAGGCAGAAAAATTATTCATCTTGACCATGCCGCTGATGACGCCGATCCAGTTGTCCACCGGCTCGCCCTTGCGGCAGACAAAGCCGCCTTTCGGCACGAAGGTTTCAAACACATCCGCCTCGACGCGGGCCATTTGCACGGGATCGAGCAGCTGCGCCCAGTTGGCCGCGCGCACGGCATCCTTCAGCGTGATATCAGGGTAGGTCATTGTGCGATGCACCATCGAAAAGTGGGTAAATGTCCCCGAAAAGACAACTCGGCAAACTAACGCAAGCTACTATCATTGCACAAACGCCTGATACATAAAAACACAGAGCGCCATCCAACGAGGTGGAGCCTGAGACAAGCAACAGGGAGACACTGGTGCAAACGACTACCACAGCAACGATGCCGACTTTTCCACGGCGCTTATTGCAACACGGGATAGTACGATCCGACAAGCCCGCCTTTCGCGAAAAACACCTGGGTATCTGGCAAACCTGGACCTGGTCCCAGGTCAACGAGGAGGTGCGCGCGCTGGCCTGCGGCCTGGCTGCCATCGGCTTCCAGCGCGGCATGAACCTGGCCATCATCGGCGACAACCGTCCCCGCCTGTACTGGGCCATGCTGGCAGCGCAAAGCCTGGGCGGCGTGCCCGTGCCTCTGTACCAGGACGCGCCGGCCGCCGACATGGCCTACGTGCTGCAGGACGCGGAAATCCGCTACGCCATCGTCGAAGACCAGGAGCAGGTCGACAAGCTGCTTGAACTGAAAGCGCTGTATCCGCACGTCGCCCACATCGCGTATGACGATGAACGCGGCATGCGCCATTACCGCCAGCCGGAGCTGACGTCCTTTGCCGCCCTGCAGGTGCTGGGCCGGGCCTACGACCGCGAGCATCCGGGTTTTTATGAGGCAGCGGTGGAAGCCGGTGCCGGCCACGACTCGGCCGTCATCCTGTACACCTCGGGCACCACGGGCAAGCCGAAGGGCGTGTGCCAGAGCCATACGGCGCTGCTGGCCGCCGGCGTTGGCGGTGTGGCCTTCGACAAGCTCACCGACGAGGAAGATATCCTCTCCTACCTGCCCATGGCGTGGGTCGGCGACTGCCTGTTTTCGCTGGCGCAGGCGATGGTGGCCGGCTTCACCGTCAACTGCCCCGAATCGGGCGACACGGTGATGATCGACATGCGCGAAATCGGCCCCACTTGCTACTTTGCGCCGCCGCGCGTGTTCGAAAACATGCTCACCAGCGTGATGATACGCATGGAAGACGCGAGCAGCATCAAGCGCCGCATGTTCAGCCATTTCATGGACGTGGCCAAGCGCTGCGGCGCGCAGATCCTCGATGGCAAGCCCGTGTCGCTGGCGGATCGCCTCAGCTACAAGCTGGGCGAGCTGCTGGTCTACGGTCCCCTGAAAAACGTGCTGGGACTGTCGCGCGTGCGCGTCGCCTACACGGCCGGCGCCGCCATCGGCCCCGACCTGTTCCGCTTCTACCGCTCGATCGGCGTCAACCTCAAGCAGCTGTACGGCTCCACCGAAACCTGCGCCTATGTATGTCTGCAGCCGGACGGCAATATCAAGTTCGACAGCGTGGGCCTGCCCGCACCGGGCGTGGAAGTCAAGCTGGCGGCCAATGGCGAAGTGCTGGTCAAGTCGCCCGCCACCATGAGCGGCTACTTCAAGCGTCCCGATGCCACCGCCGAAGTGATCGATGCCGACGGCTACTTTCATACGGGAGACGCGGGCGTGTTCGACAGCGAAGGCCACTTGAAAATCATCGACCGCGCGGCCGATGTCGGCAAGCTGACGTGCGGCGCCATCTTCGCGCCCAACTACATCGAAAACAAGCTCAAGTTCTTCCCCTTCATCAAGGAAGTGGTGGCCTTCGGCCATGCGCGCGACCAGGTGTGCGCCTTCATCAATATCGACATCGAAGCGGTGGGCAACTGGTCCGAGCGGCGCGGCATCGCGTATGCCGGCTACACCGACCTGGCCGCGCGCGCCGAAACCTACGGATTGATCCGCGACTGCATCGAGCAGGTCAACGCGGAACTGGCGGCCGATCCGCTGATGGACCGCACGCAGGTGCACCGCTTCCTGGTGCTGCACAAGGAACTCGACCCGGACGACGACGAACTGACGCGCACGCGCAAGGTACGTCGCAAATTCATCGCCGAAAAATATGCGGTGCTCATTTCCGCCCTGTATGAGGGCAAGGCGACGCAATACATCGAGACCCAGGTGAAATTCGAGGATGGCCGCACCGGTTCGACCAGCGCCAACCTGCAGATCTGGGACAGCAAAACGTATCGGCCCCAGGGCCTGGCCGCATGATGGAGCACAGCACGATGCAAATGAACGAACCCGACGCCCATTTCGGCACGGCCCGCAAGACCGGCCCCGTGATCCTCGACCTGAAGAACATCTCGCTGTCGTTCGGCGGCGTGAAAGCGCTGACCGACATCTCGTTTGACGTCAAACAGCATGAAATCCGCGCCATCATCGGCCCGAACGGCGCCGGCAAGAGCTCGATGCTGAACGTGATCAATGGCGTGTACCGCCCGCAGCAGGGCGAGATCATTTACCGGGGCGAGCACCGGCGCGGCATGGATTGCTACGCGGCCGCCAAGTCCGGCATTGCGCGCACCTTCCAGAACATCGCCCTGTTCAAGGGCATGACGGTGCTGGACAACATCATGACGGGGCGCAACCTCAAAATGAAGTCGAATTTTCTCTTGCAAGCCCTGTATTGGGGTCCGGCGCGGCGCGAGGAAATCGAGCACCGCAAGAAGGCAGAGGAGATCATCGACTTCCTGGAAATCCAGGCCATCCGCAAGACGCCCGTGGGGCGCCTGCCCTACGGCTTGCAAAAGCGCGTGGAACTGGGCCGCGCACTGGTGGCCGAACCGGAAATTTTGCTGCTCGATGAACCGATGGCCGGCATGAACGTGGAAGAAAAGCAGGACATGTGCCGCTTCATCCTCGACGTCAACGACCAGCTGGGCACGACGATCGTGCTGATCGAGCACGACATGGGCGTGGTGATGGATATCTCCGACCGCGTGGTGGTACTCGACTACGGCAAGAAGATCGGCGACGGCACGCCCGACGAGGTGCGCAGCAACCAGGATGTCATCAACGCCTATCTCGGCGTGGCCCACTAAGACGCATTGGACACCGTATGAATATCAATTTTTTCTTTGAAGTGCTGATCGGCGGTCTGCTGTCGGGCGTCATGTACGCGCTGGTGGCGATCGGTTTTGTGCTGATCTACAAGGCCTCGGGCGTGTTCAATTTTGCGCAGGGAGCGATGGTGTTTTTCGCCGCCCTCACCTGCGTCGGCATCATGGACAAGTTCGGCCTGTCGCTATGGCTGGCCATTCCGCTGACGATGCTCACCATGATAGCTCTGGGCATGGCGATTGAACGGGTGGTCTTGCGCCCGCTCGTCAACCAGCCGGAAATCACGCTGTTCATGGCCACCATCGGCCTGAGCTTTTTCATCGAAGGCCTGGCGCAGCTGATGTGGGGCTCGCAAGTGCACAAGCTGGACTTGCCCTTCGAAGACGTACCGATGCAGTTCCTGATGGACCGCTTCGACATCAACATCTCGCAGTTCGACCTGATGGCGGCCGGCATCTGCGCGCTGCTGGTGATCTGCCTGGCCCTGCTGTTCTCGAAAACCAAGGTGGGCCGCGCCCTGCGCGCCGTCGCCGACGATCACCAGGCGGCGCTGGCGGTGGGCATCCCGCTGCAGCGCATCTGGGCCGTGGTGTGGGGCGTGGCGGGTCTGGTGGCCATGGTGGCGGGCTTGCTGTGGGGCGCGCGCAACGGGGTGCAGTTCGCCCTCACCTTCATCGCCCTCAAAGCCTTGCCGGTGCTGATACTCGGCGGCTTTACTTCCGTGCCGGGCGCCATCGTCGGTGGCCTGATCATCGGCGCCTCGGAAAAGCTGGCCGAAGTCTACCTGGGCCCCATGGTGGGCGGCGGCATTGAAGGCTGGTTCCCGTATGTGCTGGCCCTGCTGTT of Janthinobacterium sp. PAMC25594 contains these proteins:
- a CDS encoding Crp/Fnr family transcriptional regulator, producing the protein MTYPDITLKDAVRAANWAQLLDPVQMARVEADVFETFVPKGGFVCRKGEPVDNWIGVISGMVKMNNFSASGKAMTFIGVPPGSWFGEGSLLKNEIRKYDTMALRDTRVARLPGATFHWLLETSLPFTRFLLMQLNERLGQFIGMVENERLLDLNTRVARCLASMFNSHLYPGVETLVQLSQEEIGLLSGSSRQRANQALQVLEKKGLLRLDYGGIRVLDLEGLRRYEADDAI
- a CDS encoding branched-chain amino acid ABC transporter permease, with translation MNFFFEVLIGGLLSGVMYALVAIGFVLIYKASGVFNFAQGAMVFFAALTCVGIMDKFGLSLWLAIPLTMLTMIALGMAIERVVLRPLVNQPEITLFMATIGLSFFIEGLAQLMWGSQVHKLDLPFEDVPMQFLMDRFDINISQFDLMAAGICALLVICLALLFSKTKVGRALRAVADDHQAALAVGIPLQRIWAVVWGVAGLVAMVAGLLWGARNGVQFALTFIALKALPVLILGGFTSVPGAIVGGLIIGASEKLAEVYLGPMVGGGIEGWFPYVLALLFLLVRPEGLFGEKIIRRI
- a CDS encoding ABC transporter ATP-binding protein, encoding MQMNEPDAHFGTARKTGPVILDLKNISLSFGGVKALTDISFDVKQHEIRAIIGPNGAGKSSMLNVINGVYRPQQGEIIYRGEHRRGMDCYAAAKSGIARTFQNIALFKGMTVLDNIMTGRNLKMKSNFLLQALYWGPARREEIEHRKKAEEIIDFLEIQAIRKTPVGRLPYGLQKRVELGRALVAEPEILLLDEPMAGMNVEEKQDMCRFILDVNDQLGTTIVLIEHDMGVVMDISDRVVVLDYGKKIGDGTPDEVRSNQDVINAYLGVAH
- a CDS encoding AMP-binding protein, with protein sequence MPTFPRRLLQHGIVRSDKPAFREKHLGIWQTWTWSQVNEEVRALACGLAAIGFQRGMNLAIIGDNRPRLYWAMLAAQSLGGVPVPLYQDAPAADMAYVLQDAEIRYAIVEDQEQVDKLLELKALYPHVAHIAYDDERGMRHYRQPELTSFAALQVLGRAYDREHPGFYEAAVEAGAGHDSAVILYTSGTTGKPKGVCQSHTALLAAGVGGVAFDKLTDEEDILSYLPMAWVGDCLFSLAQAMVAGFTVNCPESGDTVMIDMREIGPTCYFAPPRVFENMLTSVMIRMEDASSIKRRMFSHFMDVAKRCGAQILDGKPVSLADRLSYKLGELLVYGPLKNVLGLSRVRVAYTAGAAIGPDLFRFYRSIGVNLKQLYGSTETCAYVCLQPDGNIKFDSVGLPAPGVEVKLAANGEVLVKSPATMSGYFKRPDATAEVIDADGYFHTGDAGVFDSEGHLKIIDRAADVGKLTCGAIFAPNYIENKLKFFPFIKEVVAFGHARDQVCAFINIDIEAVGNWSERRGIAYAGYTDLAARAETYGLIRDCIEQVNAELAADPLMDRTQVHRFLVLHKELDPDDDELTRTRKVRRKFIAEKYAVLISALYEGKATQYIETQVKFEDGRTGSTSANLQIWDSKTYRPQGLAA